The proteins below come from a single Vitis vinifera cultivar Pinot Noir 40024 chromosome 9, ASM3070453v1 genomic window:
- the LOC100244679 gene encoding uncharacterized protein LOC100244679, which yields MASTLFVFNPTGIRASAVSGPRKLDQNRRRASQPTWWSPIFGWSSDPDYIVGESAEKSAGALEGKDSETARSRSRFTLGCFTEEKAKQLRRKTMESASFHDIMYHSSIASRLASDVPEL from the coding sequence ATGGCTTCCACTCTCTTCGTCTTCAATCCTACCGGAATCCGAGCCTCCGCCGTCTCCGGCCCTCGTAAGCTCGATCAGAACCGCCGGAGAGCATCTCAGCCTACCTGGTGGTCTCCGATCTTCGGGTGGTCTTCAGATCCGGACTACATTGTCGGCGAATCGGCCGAGAAATCCGCCGGAGCACTAGAAGGAAAAGATAGCGAAACGGCGAGATCCAGGTCGCGGTTCACTCTCGGATGCTTCACCGAGGAGAAGGCGAAGCAACTGCGGAGGAAGACTATGGAGTCGGCGTCGTTTCATGACATTATGTACCATTCGTCGATCGCGTCTCGGCTCGCCTCCGATGTGCCGGAGCTGTAG
- the LOC100249812 gene encoding boron transporter 4 — MEQIKTPFRGIAEDIRGRALCYRQDWTDGIRSRIRILAPTTYIFFASALPVIAFGEQLSRDTDGSLSTVETLASTAICGIIHSILGGQPLLILGVAEPTVIMYTYLYNFAKGRAELGQELFLAWAGWVCVWTALMLFLLAIFNACDIINRFTRIAGELFGMLIAVLFIQEAIKGVVNEFRVPKGEDPKAEKYQFQWLYVNGLLSIIFVFGLLYTALKSRKARSWLYGTGLFRSFIADYGVPLMVVVWTALSFSVPSKVPSGVPRRLNSPLPWDSESVYHWTVIKDMGNVPPAYIFAAIIPALMIAGLYFFDHSVASQMAQQKEFNLKKPSAYHHDILLLGFMTLLCGLLGLPPSNGVLPQSPMHTKSLATLKRQLIRKKMVKSAKESIKQKAANPEIYSNMQAVFIKMDNTQPTKSVVKELEDLKEAVMKGENKQANKEENATGTFDPEQHIDPYLPVRVNEQRVSNLLQSLLVAAAVFAMPLIKKIPTSVLAGYFAYMAIDSLPGNQFWERFLLVFITPQRLYKVKEGVHASFVDMVPFKSITMFTLFQLAYFMLCFGVTWIPIAGILFPLPFFILIGIRQYILPKFFDSHHLRELDAAEYEEVAVALTGHPLGLSSKEVESTHSGKAEDGMDLSDGEILDELTTSRGEVKRRTLSFGEEKHAQERY; from the exons ATGGAGCAAATCAAGACTCCATTCAGAGGAATAGCAGAAGATATCCGAGGAAGAGCATTATGTTATAGGCAAGACTGGACCGATGGTATTCGATCCCGCATTCG GATATTGGCTCCAACTACTTACATATTCTTTGCTTCAGCCCTTCCTGTTATAGCCTTTGGTGAGCAATTGAGTAGAGATACAG ATGGAAGTTTAAGCACAGTGGAAACTTTAGCTTCTACTGCTATTTGTGGTATCATCCACTCAATTCTTGGTGGGCAACCTCTTTTGATATTAGGAGTTGCAGAACCTACTGTCATAATGTACACGTATCTGTACAACTTCGCCAAAGGAAGGGCCGAGTTGGGACAAGAACTCTTTTTGGCATGGGCTGGATG GGTTTGTGTGTGGACAGCTCTCATGCTGTTCCTTCTTGCAATATTCAATGCTTGTGATATCATCAATAGGTTTACAAGGATTGCAGGGGAACTTTTTGGCATGTTGATTGCTGTTCTCTTCATTCAAGAGGCCATCAAG GGAGTGGTGAATGAGTTTAGGGTTCCTAAAGGGGAAGACCCAAAGGCAGAGAAGTACCAATTCCAGTGGCTCTATGTCAATGGGCTGCTCagtattatatttgtttttggtCTGCTCTACACTGCCTTAAAGAGCCGAAAGGCACGGTCATGGCTGTATGGCACAG GGTTGTTCAGAAGTTTCATTGCAGACTATGGGGTTCCATTGATGGTTGTAGTGTGGACAGCCCTGTCTTTCAGTGTGCCAAGCAAAGTTCCGTCTGGGGTTCCCAGGAGGCTCAATAGCCCTCTCCCTTGGGACTCTGAATCTGTATACCATTGGACTGTGATCAAG GATATGGGCAATGTCCCTCCAGCATACATCTTTGCTGCCATTATTCCTGCTTTGATGATAGCCGGGCTTTATTTCTTCGATCACAGTGTTGCTTCACAGATGGCACAGCAGAAGGAGTTCAATCTCAAGAAACCTTCTGCTTATCACCATGACATCTTGCTGTTAGGATTTATG ACTCTGCTTTGTGGATTGCTTGGATTACCTCCTTCAAATGGGGTCCTGCCACAGTCCCCCATGCACACTAAGAGCCTTGCTACACTTAAAAGACAG CTGATTAGGAAGAAAATGGTGAAAAGTGCCAAGGAAAGCATAAAACAGAAAGCCGCCAATCCTGAAATCTATAGCAATATGCAAGCTGTGTTCATTAAAATGGACAATACCCAACCT ACAAAATCAGTAGTTAAAGAGTTGGAAGACCTGAAAGAGGCGGTCATGAAGGGAGAAAATAAACAAGCAAACAAAGAGGAAAATGCCACAGGCACATTTGATCCAGAGCAGCATATTGACCCCTACTTGCCCGTTCGGGTTAATGAGCAGAGAGTGAGCAATCTGCTGCAGTCCCTCCTTGTGGCCGCAGCAGTATTCGCTATGCCCTTAATAAAGAAGATACCAACATCCGTTCTTGCAGGATACTTTGCCTACATGGCCATTGACAGCCTCCCAGGGAACCAATTCTGGGAGAGGTTCCTACTTGTCTTCATCACTCCTCAGCGACTCTACAA GGTGAAGGAAGGGGTCCATGCTTCATTTGTAGACATGGTACCATTCAAGTCTATAACCATGTTCACCCTCTTCCAGTTGGCATACTTCATGTTGTGTTTTGGGGTGACATGGATACCTATAGCTGGAATTCTTTTCCCCTTACCATTCTTCATTCTCATAGGCATTAGACAGTATATCCTCCCTAAATTCTTTGACTCTCATCATCTCCGGGAGCTGGATGCAGCTGAATATGAAGAAGTTGCTGTGGCCCTCACCGGACATCCTCTTGGCCTGTCTTCTAAG GAAGTGGAATCAACTCATTCCGGAAAGGCAGAAGATGGAATGGATTTGAGTGATGGGGAGATATTAGATGAACTAACGACTAGTAGAGGGGAGGTGAAGAGGAGGACTCTAAGCTTTGGGGAAGAAAAACATGCCCAAGAAAGATACTGA